A region of the Bacillus sp. NP247 genome:
ATAATCACTTTTTTTCCATCTTTTAAATTAGGGGCTATTTCTTCATCCCAATATGAAACAACTCGTTTTTCTGTATCTTCTAGATTTTCTGTAAAGGGAAACTTATTTTCTTTTAAATCTCTATACTTCGGATGTGCCGCTTCATACCTCTCATCATCTTTTGTAAGAGCTGGTGGGCGTACATTTGTTGAACGTCTCCATAAAGTTACTCTCTCATCACCATATTTCCTTGCTGTTTCTTCTTTATTTAACCCTTGAAGTGCACCGTAATGTCTCTCATTTAATTTCCATGTTTTATGAACAGGTATCCACATTAAATCCATTTCCTCAAGAGTAATCCATAAAGTTCGCATCGCTCTTTTTAAAACAGATGTATATGCTATATCGAATGAGAATCCATTGGCTTTCAAAATCTCTCCAGCTTCTCTTGCCTCTCTAAGACCAGTATTTGATAAATCAACATCAGTCCAACCTGTAAACCGATTTTCAACATTCCATTCACTTTGTCCATGTCGTATTAAAACTAACTTTATCATACTTATTATCTCCTCTCCTTTTAAAGTTGCATTTTCATAAAGAAATATCTTTATGAAAATGCACGATTACTTATTGAATTCTTTCTTGTTCATTTCACTACTATGACTAAACGCTAATTCAATTAATCCATCTACATGAGAGTCATCTAATGAATAAAAAACAAGTTTCCCTTCTTTACGCTTTTTTGCTAATCCTATTGTTTGTAACAACCTTAAATGATGCGATGCTGTTGCAATACTACTATGAATAATACTTGCGACATCACGTACGCAAAGTTCCTTTTCCATATACAATGCATAAGCTATTTTTAATCGTGTTTCATCTGCAAGTGCCTTAAACATTTTCGCTACACTACTTATATTTTCTTTCTCCAACATGTCACTTGCATGTTTTACTTTTTGCTCATCATGATAACAAAGTTCACAATGTTCTTCCTTCATATGTAACACCTCTTATTCAAATGCATATTTGATTATGTATGTAGTATACCTTATTAACTAAAAGAATCCCACATAATATGGGATTCTTTTTTATGCTATTAATTCTTCTATAAATGACTAATAAATCTTAATCCTTTACTTAAAGAAGTCGGCACAACAGATGCATGGTTCTCCCCTTCAGCTTCATAAAACTTAAATCTAAACTGATCGTGTTTTACTTGGAGAAGGCGCTCTGATAATTCATTTGCACCTACAACCATATGCTCTCGCTCCAATGATCCGACTGTAAGGAATACCCCTGTTTCAAACTTAGCATTATTTAATTCATTTATAAGGTTCTCTTCTTTTTTAAGCACGGATTGGTTATTCCACCAAATAGATGGGCTACTAATAAAATAATTTTGGAAGGCATTTACGTTTGTAAACAGTATATGTAAAGCAAATAAACCACCTAAAGAATGCCCAAATAACGTTTGCTTTCCTTTATCAATCTCAAAACTTTTTTCAATTTGTGGTTTCAATTCTTCTTCAATAAATGTAAAGAAGTTAGGTGCCCCTCCTGTTTTAGGCCACGGTTTGCCATCCGGTTTTAACGGAGCATCTTTTGAAATTACAATAGGCGTAAAATCATAGCATCTTTCTTCTCCTGAAAATGCCCCTTCAATTGGATAACCAATACCTACTATAATAGCTGGTGAAACACCTGTTTTTTCTGCTCTAACTGACTGTATTTTAACCGCTTCGTGGAATGTTTGAAAAAATGCGTTTCCATCTAATACATATATGACAGGATAACCTGAATCCGGTGCTGGCTGCTTCGGCTTTGAAATATGAATTTGATATTCCTTACCTTCTAATTTTGAATACATTTTCCACTGTTCTGTATTAGATGTAACAATCTGCTGTTTTTCAATAGTTGTATTCATTGTAAATCCCCCTTTGTTAACTTGTTACATATATTTCTACTTTCTCTTCTTGAGATACAACGCTATCGTAGCCGAAACAAACAGGAGACCCATTATACGGATCAATCATGACACGCGCATCAATATGAAATACTTCTTTTAATACTTCATTTGTAATTATTTCTTCTGGGCTACCAGTTGTAACAATTTCCCCTTCTTTCATTGCAATGATTTCATCTGAAAACCTTGCTGCATGGTTAATATCATGTAATACCATAACAACCGTACAATTATGTTCTTTATTTAATTTCTCTACAATTTGTAATACATCTAATTGGTGGGACATATCAAGATATGTAGTTGGTTCATCTAATAGCAACACTTCCGTTTCTTGCGCTAACGCCATTGCTAGCCATACCTTTTGTCGTTGACCACCTGATAAATTTGTAATTTGTCTCGTTCGAAAAGCAGATGTTTTCGTTATATCTAATGCCCAATCAATCATCTCTTTATCTTTTGAGGTTAACTTATTTACGTTATTTCGATGTGGATAGCGTCCATAAGAGATCAATTCTTCTACTTTAAGCTCTCCTGGTGCAATCGGAGTTTGCGGGAGTAAAGCTAACTGCTTCGCAATTTCTTTCGTTGGAATTGTATTTAAATCCTGTCCTTGCAAATACACTTTACCACTTTTTTGCTTTAAAATTCGTCCCATCGTTTTTAATAGTGTTGATTTCCCGCACCCGTTTGGCCCTATAATTGTCGTTACTTTTCCTTCTTGTATTTCCACATTTAAATCGCGAAACACTGTAAGCTTTTCATAACTCGTTTCTAAATTTTTTGCACTTAAAATACTCACTTCTATTCCCCCTCTTACGCTTTCGCCTTATAAAGTAAATATAAGAAATACGGTACACCGACAATAGAAATAACAATTCCAACTGGTAACTCTATAGGTGTGAAAACTGTTTTTGCAATAAAGTCTGAAGCAATTACAAGAAACATTCCGATTACTCCGCACGTAGGAATTATATATTTATGCTGAATACCGACGAGCCTTTTCGCTATATGCGGTGCCATTAATCCGATGAAACCAATACTTCCTGAAACAGCAACACATGCACTCACAAGTCCGATACTACTTAATAGTAAAATTGATTTCTCTCGTTCTACTGCAACACCTAAACTTGTAATACTCGTTTCTTCCAATTGAAATAAATCTAATAAATAAGCTTTCTTTTGTATAAGCGGAATTAAAATGATAAGCCACGGTAACATAGCAACAATATACTTCCAGTTTGCACTATATATACTTCCAGATACCCAAACTGCAGCCATTTCAAAATCAGTTGACTTCATTTTGAGTGATAAATACATAGAGAATGCTCCAAATCCTGATCCAATTGCAATCCCTGTTAACAAAAGTCGCTGTGAATCTAACTTACCGTTTTTCCAAGAAAACAGATAGATTATGATAGCTGCACCTAATCCACCAACTAAACCAAACATTGGCATCATCATAATAGAAACCCAGTCTGTGCTCTTTAATTGTCCTTGAAAGAAAAACATAAAAATGACGATGGCTGTTCCTGCCCCGGCATTTACTCCTAAAATACCCGGATCTGCCAATCCATTTCTCGTAATCCCTTGAATAACGGCACCCGCAACGCCTAATCCTAATCCTACTAATCCAGCAATTATAATGCGCGGAAGACGAAAATCAAAAATAACTAAATCATGCTCTGGTACTGGGTCTATTCTAAAGAGTGTTTTAAATACATCTGTAATCGTAATGTCGAACGTACCATTCGTTAAACTAATATAAATTGCACTAAAAATTAAAAATATAATAATCCCCATCGTCATTCCAAAACGTTGACTTGAACTTTTAGGCATGTCTCTCTCCTCCTCTTGTACGGATTAAATAAAGGAAGAATGGAATTCCAATTAAAGATGTAACAACTCCAATTGGCGTTTCAAATGGATAGTTTACAAATCTACTTAATACATCACATAATGCTAAGAAAATTCCACCAATAACGCCTGCACATGGCAAAATCCACTTATAATCTACCCCAATTATAAAGCGAGTAATATGCGGAATAATTAAACCTACAAAACCAATTTTCCCAACTAAAGCAACTGCCGTTCCAGTTAAAAAAATTACTGATAAAATCGCCATTGCTTTAACTAGTTTTGTACGCTGTCCTAGATTAATAGAAACTTCTTCTCCTAAAGAAAGAATGGTAATAGATTTTGATATGAACAGTGCTAAAATTATCCCAATTATCCCAAAAGGTATCGTAATTTTAATTATATTAGGATCCACTTGATCTAACTTTGCATTAAACCAAAAACTAACATTTTGAGAAATTTGGAAATATGAAGCCATCGCGGCCGATACACTGCTTAAAAATGTTCCAATAACTGTTCCTATAATTGCTAATCTAACAGGGGATAAGCCATTTTGAAGGAGTGAACCAAAACCGAACACGATACCGGCTCCTAGTGCAGATCCAATCATTGAACATAAAACCATACCGATCGATGACATTCCTGGAAGGAAAATCATACTAAGTGTAATAACAAAGGCTGCACCATCCGTCACACCCATAATAGAAGGGGATGCAAGATAGTTTCTTGTCATCCCCTGCATAAGTGCTCCTGATATGGCTAGAAATGCTCCGACTAAAAGAGCTGCAACTACCCTTGGTAAACGTGAAGTAATAATAATATTATGATCTACATCGCTTGAATCAAAATGAAATAATGCGTTCCACACTGTTTCAACATCAATACTTTTTGCCCCATACAAAATAGAAAGTATAACTGTAAATAAGATGAGTATGGGTGCTATACATAATATAGTTACTGGTACTGCATTAGTTTTCTGCATATCATTCAACGCACCTTACCTATTGTATTATTTAGATAAATTTTTTACTGCTTCTTTTAAGAATGCTGTTTTACTCCAAGCTGTACCACCTTGCGCCATCGGATCTACAACGTTTACAAATACTTTCTTTTCCTTCGCAGCATTCATACTTTGCCAAATTGGATTTTTTTCAATGTCTTCTAGCACTTTTGGTTTATTATTTTCGCTTGCCTCGTATTGTAAGAAGATATAATCAGGATTAACTTCAGCAAGTTTTTCTAAAGAAATTTTTTCTTGTGCTTTTACAGTTTTAAGTTGTTCTGGAGCAGTTAATCCAAGATCTTTATAAATGACAGGATTAAAGTATACTCCTTCTGGGTATAGGAATAGGTCGTTTGCTCTTAGTCTAATGACAAGTACTTTTTTATCTTTTAACTTATCTCCAAGTTTTGTTTTTGCTTTTTCAGCGTCTGTATTGTAATCTTTAATAATTTTTTCTGCTTTATCTTTTTTACCAGTTAGTTCTCCCATTAACTTTAAGTTATCTTCCCAATTTGTTGAAACGTGTGATACCGGGAATGTAGGAGCTACTTTTGTAAACTTCTCAGCTGTTTCTGCTGGGAATTTCGTACTTGATGTAATAACATCTGGTTTTAATTGAAGTAATGTTTCGAAATTCGGTTCCATTTTCTCTCCTACAGATTTTGCACCTTCTAAATCTTTTTCAAGATACTTTGGTAATTTACCACCTACAGTAATCGCTCCAACTGGTTTAATTCCAAGTACTGCCGCATCTTCCATTGACTCTAAACTAGCTGTCGCAATTTTATCTACTTTTGCTGGCACTGTATATTCTTTACCTAAATATGTAATTTTTCGTTTTTCGTCTTTTTTCGTCTCACTAGCCTTTGTTTGTTGTTTTTGTTCTCCTGAAGTTTTATCTGCACTATTACATGCTGCTAACCCTACACTTAAAACTGTTATCATCCCTAATGTAAATAATTTCTTGTTCATCTTTATATATCTCCTCTCGAAATCTGTAAATAGATTATTTTTATATAAAAACTTAACTACATGAAACTTGTCCCATACATATATTTCATAGATTAATGATTTTATCCGGAACTCATTCTCGTTCACTTCCCCTAAACTATAATTCTTTTTTACACCCCATCCGTTGATAATCACTTTCAGTGATAATGATTATCGTTACTAAGTATATATTTAATATTAAATTATTTCAAGAATGATTTGAAAAATTTTAACAAATTGAATAAAAAAAGAAGTATCCCCGCTATGTAAACTGTACCCTATCGAATAGACACTTAAAAAAGTCTATTCGATAGGGTATTTCTTGTATAATAAGAAGAAAATTAGAATCGGAGAACATTCAGAATGACAAAAAAATTATTCACCACAAAGGAAACACAAAACCTATCGAAGAATCCATACGTAAAATCTGTAAGTGAGAAAGGCATTACCTACACAGATGAATTTAAACGTATCTTTATTGAAGAAAATGAAAAGGGAAAACCACCTCGTATTATTTTTGAAGAATGTGGATTTGATATAGACATCATCGGTCTACAACGTGCTGTGTCATCAGGAAATAGATGGCGTACTTCCTATAAGGAAAATGGTGTGTTTGGTTTAAGAGATACACGTAAGGAAAACTCGGGAAGAAAGCTAGAAAGAGAGCTTACATTAGAAGAGAAATATGCACGTTTGGAAGCGGAACGAAACTTATTAAAAGCTGAAAATGAGCTGTTAAAAAAGATCAAATTTATGGAAGGGAGGATGGGAAAAAAATAACGTTACAACCTAGTCAAAAGTACCTATTAATTCGTTCTATTATTGGAAAATATAGCCTAAAAAATATGGTGAGATATTTGTGTAAAATTGCAGGTGTTTCGCGTTCTGGATACTATAATTATTTTTCCACCACTTCTCAAAGTAGGCGAGAAGAAAGAATACATCAAGATGAAGTGGTGAAGAAACTCATATTAAAGGCATTTCAATTTAAAAATCGAAAGAAAGGGGCGCGTCAAATCAAAATGACATTGGCGGGTCAATTTCAAGTTGTCTACAATTTGAAACGTATCCGTAGAATCATGAAAAAATATGGGATAATCTGTCCCATTCGTAAAGCGAATCCCTATAAAAGAATGTTGAAAGCGACGAAAGAACACTTCGTGGTACCGAATCAATTAAAGCGAGAATTCAGGCAAGGTACACCTGGAAAGGTACTTCTGACAGATATCACATACCTGTTTTATGGTAAGAATCAGAAAGGATATTTATCTACCATTCTAGACGGGTCCACAAATGAAATTTTGGCGTATCATGTTTCAGAACGACTTACACTAGATATCGCAACGACGACTCTTCACAAACTAAAGAAGAATAAGAGAGTGCGATTAACGGAAGGTGCCTATATTCATTCAGATCAAGGAGCTCATTACACAAGTCCTACTTATCAAAAATTAGTCAAAAAATTAAAGCTGGGACAATCTATGTCAAGACGAGGAAACTGTTGGGATAATGCCCCTCAAGAATCTTTTTTCGGGCACTTTAAAGATGAAGCACACATAAAAACTTGTACGTCTTTCCCTCAGTTAAAACAAGAAATTAAAGACTATATGAAATACTATAATCAGCATAGATATCAATGGAATTTAAAGAAGATGACTCCTGTTGAATACAGAAATCATCTTCTTGATGCCGCCTAACTTTTTTTAAAATGTCCTTTACAAAGGGTACAGATTAATCAGGAAGATACTTCTTTTTTTTAGAAATTTATATGCAATTCAACTGGACAATGGTCTGATCCTATTACTTCACTGTTAATTTTCGCATCTATTATTTGATTTTTTATTCTTTCCGAGACAACAAAATAATCTAAACGCCATCCAATATTTTTCGCTCTTGCTCCCATACGATATGACCACCAAGAGTATGCTCCTTCCTGGTTAGGATAAAGATAACGATACGTATCAACAAACCCTTCTTCTAAAGCAAGTGTGAACTTCTCCCTTTCTTCATCAGAAAATCCAGGGTTTTTGCGATTACTTTTTGGGTTTTTTAAATCTATTTCTTTATGAGCAACATTTAAATCTCCACAGAAAATAACCGGTTTCTTTTCATCTAATCGCTTAATATGCGCCCGGAAATCGTCTTCCCATTTCATTCTGTAATCTAAACGTTCTAATCCTCGTTTTGAGTTTGGTGTATACAGTGTTATCAAATAAAAATCATCGAATTCCAATGTAATAACTCGTCCTTCTTGATCATGCTCTTCAATTCCTAAACCATATGTAACAGAAATTGGTTCTTTTTTCGTAAAAATTGCCGTTCCTGAATAGCCTTTTTTCACAGCATAATTCCAATATGTATAATATCCCTCTGGATTTAAATCAATTTGTCCACATTGTAATTTAATTTCTTGTAGACAAAATATATCTGCATTGGATTCCTCAAGATATTCTAACAATCCGCCTTTTGCGATAACTGCACGCAAACCATTTACATTCCATGAAATTAACTTCACTTATAATCCTCCTCTTGCTGTTCACTTTCAAAGTTCATGCTATCACAAAATAAAAAAACAATCATATTTTCATCTTTGTAATCTTGCTCTTACATTTTTGAATACGTACATACGCACTTTATTCAGGCTATACTAATTTCAGAGGTGATGTTCTTTGCACAATGAAGGATTTACGTTAACAAGTGAGTATTGGCAAGCAATTATTCATAACGATTCTTCCTATGACCACAAATTCTTTTATGCTGTGAAATCAACTGGTATCTTTTGCCGACCATCGTGTAAATCAAGAATACCGAATCAAAACAATGTACGGATTTTTCTTCATGCAGAGCAAGCATTGCAGGAAAACTTTCGTCCGTGCAAACGTTGTAAACCAAATGGGATCACTTTACCAAATGAAGAGTGGGTAGAACAAATTAAAGAGTATATTGAAAAGCATTTTGACGAAGTATTAACTCTCGACATACTGGCGGAAATGTGCCACGGTAGCCCCTTTCATTTACAACGCACTTTCAAAAGAATGACAGGAATTAGCCCAATAGAATATATACAGCAATTCAGGATTATGAAAGCGACGGAATATCTTTCACATGCAAAGCAATCCGTTAAGGAAATTAGTACTGCTGTCGGGATAGAAAACCAAGAGTATTTCGCAACTTTATTTAAAAAGAAAACTGGATTTACTCCTACTGAATATCGAAAGAAGAACGTAATGAAAGAGGGAGACAATGATGAATTCCTACAAAAATAAATCTATATATTGGACGCTACTTACACATAAAAATTGGTGCTTTCATATTGCTGCAACTGAAAATGGACTTTGTTTCATTGGATCACAAGATGCAAACTTTGAAGAACTAAATATATGGGCTAGAAAAAAACAGCCCCAACATATATTGACTTGCAATCCAGATTACATGCAAACATATAAGAAAGAAATTATCGAGTATTTAGAAAACAAGCGTAAAACTTTTACTTTCCCTATCGATGCTTACGGAACTGCTTTTCAATTATCCGTTTGGAATACGGTACGTGAAATTCCTTACGGGAAGACCTATTCTTATTCAGAAATTGCAGAAAGAATTCAAAAACCTACAGCTGTGCGTGCCGTTGCTTCTGCTATTGCGGCCAACCCTCTTCTTATTACAATTCCTTGCCATCGCGTTATAGGAAAAAATGGAAAACTAACTGGTTTTAGAGGGGGACTAGAAATGAAGGAAGAATTGCTTACATTAGAAAAGTTACAGGTGGAATTCATA
Encoded here:
- a CDS encoding methylated-DNA--[protein]-cysteine S-methyltransferase translates to MNSYKNKSIYWTLLTHKNWCFHIAATENGLCFIGSQDANFEELNIWARKKQPQHILTCNPDYMQTYKKEIIEYLENKRKTFTFPIDAYGTAFQLSVWNTVREIPYGKTYSYSEIAERIQKPTAVRAVASAIAANPLLITIPCHRVIGKNGKLTGFRGGLEMKEELLTLEKLQVEFI
- a CDS encoding iron ABC transporter permease, translated to MQKTNAVPVTILCIAPILILFTVILSILYGAKSIDVETVWNALFHFDSSDVDHNIIITSRLPRVVAALLVGAFLAISGALMQGMTRNYLASPSIMGVTDGAAFVITLSMIFLPGMSSIGMVLCSMIGSALGAGIVFGFGSLLQNGLSPVRLAIIGTVIGTFLSSVSAAMASYFQISQNVSFWFNAKLDQVDPNIIKITIPFGIIGIILALFISKSITILSLGEEVSINLGQRTKLVKAMAILSVIFLTGTAVALVGKIGFVGLIIPHITRFIIGVDYKWILPCAGVIGGIFLALCDVLSRFVNYPFETPIGVVTSLIGIPFFLYLIRTRGGERHA
- a CDS encoding iron-hydroxamate ABC transporter substrate-binding protein, whose amino-acid sequence is MNKKLFTLGMITVLSVGLAACNSADKTSGEQKQQTKASETKKDEKRKITYLGKEYTVPAKVDKIATASLESMEDAAVLGIKPVGAITVGGKLPKYLEKDLEGAKSVGEKMEPNFETLLQLKPDVITSSTKFPAETAEKFTKVAPTFPVSHVSTNWEDNLKLMGELTGKKDKAEKIIKDYNTDAEKAKTKLGDKLKDKKVLVIRLRANDLFLYPEGVYFNPVIYKDLGLTAPEQLKTVKAQEKISLEKLAEVNPDYIFLQYEASENNKPKVLEDIEKNPIWQSMNAAKEKKVFVNVVDPMAQGGTAWSKTAFLKEAVKNLSK
- a CDS encoding ABC transporter ATP-binding protein, giving the protein MSILSAKNLETSYEKLTVFRDLNVEIQEGKVTTIIGPNGCGKSTLLKTMGRILKQKSGKVYLQGQDLNTIPTKEIAKQLALLPQTPIAPGELKVEELISYGRYPHRNNVNKLTSKDKEMIDWALDITKTSAFRTRQITNLSGGQRQKVWLAMALAQETEVLLLDEPTTYLDMSHQLDVLQIVEKLNKEHNCTVVMVLHDINHAARFSDEIIAMKEGEIVTTGSPEEIITNEVLKEVFHIDARVMIDPYNGSPVCFGYDSVVSQEEKVEIYVTS
- a CDS encoding alpha/beta hydrolase; its protein translation is MNTTIEKQQIVTSNTEQWKMYSKLEGKEYQIHISKPKQPAPDSGYPVIYVLDGNAFFQTFHEAVKIQSVRAEKTGVSPAIIVGIGYPIEGAFSGEERCYDFTPIVISKDAPLKPDGKPWPKTGGAPNFFTFIEEELKPQIEKSFEIDKGKQTLFGHSLGGLFALHILFTNVNAFQNYFISSPSIWWNNQSVLKKEENLINELNNAKFETGVFLTVGSLEREHMVVGANELSERLLQVKHDQFRFKFYEAEGENHASVVPTSLSKGLRFISHL
- a CDS encoding helix-turn-helix transcriptional regulator; the protein is MKEEHCELCYHDEQKVKHASDMLEKENISSVAKMFKALADETRLKIAYALYMEKELCVRDVASIIHSSIATASHHLRLLQTIGLAKKRKEGKLVFYSLDDSHVDGLIELAFSHSSEMNKKEFNK
- the gpmA gene encoding 2,3-diphosphoglycerate-dependent phosphoglycerate mutase produces the protein MIKLVLIRHGQSEWNVENRFTGWTDVDLSNTGLREAREAGEILKANGFSFDIAYTSVLKRAMRTLWITLEEMDLMWIPVHKTWKLNERHYGALQGLNKEETARKYGDERVTLWRRSTNVRPPALTKDDERYEAAHPKYRDLKENKFPFTENLEDTEKRVVSYWDEEIAPNLKDGKKVIIAAHGNTIRALVKHLDQISDEDIEYVNIPTGTPLVYELDNDLKPIDHYYLNREICIK
- a CDS encoding exodeoxyribonuclease III; the protein is MKLISWNVNGLRAVIAKGGLLEYLEESNADIFCLQEIKLQCGQIDLNPEGYYTYWNYAVKKGYSGTAIFTKKEPISVTYGLGIEEHDQEGRVITLEFDDFYLITLYTPNSKRGLERLDYRMKWEDDFRAHIKRLDEKKPVIFCGDLNVAHKEIDLKNPKSNRKNPGFSDEEREKFTLALEEGFVDTYRYLYPNQEGAYSWWSYRMGARAKNIGWRLDYFVVSERIKNQIIDAKINSEVIGSDHCPVELHINF
- a CDS encoding iron ABC transporter permease: MPKSSSQRFGMTMGIIIFLIFSAIYISLTNGTFDITITDVFKTLFRIDPVPEHDLVIFDFRLPRIIIAGLVGLGLGVAGAVIQGITRNGLADPGILGVNAGAGTAIVIFMFFFQGQLKSTDWVSIMMMPMFGLVGGLGAAIIIYLFSWKNGKLDSQRLLLTGIAIGSGFGAFSMYLSLKMKSTDFEMAAVWVSGSIYSANWKYIVAMLPWLIILIPLIQKKAYLLDLFQLEETSITSLGVAVEREKSILLLSSIGLVSACVAVSGSIGFIGLMAPHIAKRLVGIQHKYIIPTCGVIGMFLVIASDFIAKTVFTPIELPVGIVISIVGVPYFLYLLYKAKA
- a CDS encoding IS3 family transposase (programmed frameshift), giving the protein MTKKLFTTKETQNLSKNPYVKSVSEKGITYTDEFKRIFIEENEKGKPPRIIFEECGFDIDIIGLQRAVSSGNRWRTSYKENGVFGLRDTRKENSGRKLERELTLEEKYARLEAERNLLKAENELLKKIKFYGREDGKKITLQPSQKYLLIRSIIGKYSLKNMVRYLCKIAGVSRSGYYNYFSTTSQSRREERIHQDEVVKKLILKAFQFKNRKKGARQIKMTLAGQFQVVYNLKRIRRIMKKYGIICPIRKANPYKRMLKATKEHFVVPNQLKREFRQGTPGKVLLTDITYLFYGKNQKGYLSTILDGSTNEILAYHVSERLTLDIATTTLHKLKKNKRVRLTEGAYIHSDQGAHYTSPTYQKLVKKLKLGQSMSRRGNCWDNAPQESFFGHFKDEAHIKTCTSFPQLKQEIKDYMKYYNQHRYQWNLKKMTPVEYRNHLLDAA
- a CDS encoding bifunctional transcriptional activator/DNA repair enzyme AdaA; translated protein: MHNEGFTLTSEYWQAIIHNDSSYDHKFFYAVKSTGIFCRPSCKSRIPNQNNVRIFLHAEQALQENFRPCKRCKPNGITLPNEEWVEQIKEYIEKHFDEVLTLDILAEMCHGSPFHLQRTFKRMTGISPIEYIQQFRIMKATEYLSHAKQSVKEISTAVGIENQEYFATLFKKKTGFTPTEYRKKNVMKEGDNDEFLQK